One genomic region from Acidimicrobiales bacterium encodes:
- a CDS encoding WhiB family transcriptional regulator, which produces MDTEWMSIGKCREVHPAVFFPSDGVGVEIARKLCADCPVKAPCLEYAIENKIDHGVWGGASERERRRIMRQRRLDAAALRAAN; this is translated from the coding sequence ATGGACACTGAGTGGATGAGCATCGGCAAGTGCCGTGAGGTGCATCCTGCCGTGTTTTTCCCGAGTGATGGTGTCGGGGTCGAGATCGCCCGCAAACTGTGCGCCGACTGTCCCGTCAAGGCGCCGTGTCTCGAATACGCCATCGAGAACAAGATCGATCATGGCGTATGGGGCGGCGCCTCCGAGCGCGAGCGCCGTCGCATCATGCGCCAGCGCCGCCTCGATGCGGCGGCTTTGCGCGCCGCCAACTAA
- a CDS encoding response regulator transcription factor has translation MAGTTQPTILIVEDEDSFVDALVVGLKREGFLVHAARDGIAALETFELVKPDLVLLDVMLPRMSGLDVCRELRSRSRVPIIMVTAKGSEIDTVVGLEVGADDYVTKPFRLRELVARMRAALRRMPQEEPVPETAFAVGELRLDAARHEVTLRGESLSLPLKEFELLELLMSNVGRVLTREVIIDRVWGPYYVGDTKTLDVHIKRLRAKVEDDPAKPSRITTIRGLGYKLEAV, from the coding sequence GTGGCCGGAACCACACAACCCACGATCCTCATCGTCGAAGACGAGGACAGCTTCGTCGACGCTCTCGTCGTCGGCCTCAAGCGCGAGGGGTTCCTGGTGCACGCCGCGCGCGACGGGATCGCGGCGCTCGAGACCTTCGAGTTGGTCAAGCCCGACCTCGTGCTGCTCGACGTGATGCTGCCGCGCATGTCGGGTCTCGACGTGTGCCGCGAGCTGCGATCGCGCTCGCGGGTGCCGATCATCATGGTCACGGCCAAGGGCAGCGAGATCGACACCGTCGTGGGCCTCGAGGTCGGCGCCGACGATTACGTCACCAAGCCGTTCCGGTTGCGCGAGCTGGTGGCGCGCATGCGCGCCGCGCTGCGCCGCATGCCGCAGGAAGAGCCGGTGCCCGAGACCGCGTTTGCCGTCGGTGAGCTGCGGTTGGACGCAGCCCGCCACGAAGTCACGCTGCGGGGCGAGTCGCTATCGCTGCCGCTCAAGGAGTTCGAGTTGCTCGAGCTGTTGATGTCGAACGTTGGGCGCGTGCTCACCCGCGAGGTCATCATCGACCGCGTGTGGGGCCCGTACTACGTGGGCGACACGAAGACGCTCGACGTGCACATCAAGCGCCTGCGCGCCAAGGTCGAAGACGACCCGGCGAAGCCGTCGCGGATCACCACGATCCGCGGTCTCGGCTACAAGCTCGAAGCCGTTTAG
- a CDS encoding phosphatidylglycerol lysyltransferase domain-containing protein, producing MIELPLGGRLVVTGNLAQGPKPSFAAIAAVNELVVLLGAWDGPGVFVVCDEQSTVDEYPRLADALSAFGSDGNRRVVFLADAETLDVAVVTGVGNRTVRIARCATTRKDRALFGEGYAGVIDADPAPRFEDLGSGFSASCGTVGEVVQPRRRMLGLPQTTVPTRVASWVEVEAGADLHARLWYCSVDVPGASFLDRIAARRATAPDRPTRVAVFPSGESWPPPTEAALDRRARVRRRGAALIALAGLLDVASAITPPLEQRLHALLRLVPLAVPQTATALVTLSGLALLALARGVRRGQLRAHRVAMALLVGSLVLHVVKGVDVEEAVTAGLVAAYLYVHRDDFGARSRERAIRHGVRVAAGGLIATVVSVAGALEIITSARGSRLALRDAFLATVERLVGITNVKLPDRVDDFMSPMLLAVSVGFFFWIAWQAIRPVAVRRSNRDELVRARRIIDQYCTGTLDYFALREDKEFFFSGESLVAYAVHQSVCLVSPDPIGPVWERAAVWDDFLHFADEHGWSVGLLGVDEDWLPIYRAAGMHDMYVGDEAVVDASRFSLDGPRRKALRQATNRVLRYGYSVTFHDPSEVDEEYKQRVLAVMTKSRRGDVERGFSMTLGRIFNPEDKGLLLAVCADKDGTPVAFCQFVPAPGINGFSLDLMRRDDGDHPNGLLDFVIVQTLLHLRDGGYEKLGLNFATMRALLAGETGAGLTTRIERWAVRHMSGSMQIESLWYFNSKFDPEWQPRFAVYDTVGNIVPIAFAIARAESWWELPLIGRFLMPAEAQTR from the coding sequence GTGATCGAACTTCCGCTGGGCGGCCGACTGGTCGTCACCGGCAACCTGGCACAAGGTCCCAAGCCCTCGTTCGCCGCCATCGCGGCGGTGAACGAACTCGTGGTTCTCCTCGGTGCCTGGGACGGCCCCGGTGTGTTCGTGGTGTGCGACGAGCAGTCGACGGTCGACGAGTACCCGCGCCTTGCTGATGCCCTGTCTGCCTTCGGCTCCGACGGCAACCGGCGCGTCGTCTTCCTCGCCGACGCTGAAACGCTCGACGTCGCCGTCGTGACGGGCGTGGGCAACCGCACCGTACGCATCGCGCGCTGCGCCACGACGCGGAAAGACCGGGCACTGTTCGGCGAGGGCTACGCCGGAGTCATCGACGCCGACCCCGCTCCCCGCTTCGAAGACCTCGGCAGCGGGTTCAGCGCGTCGTGCGGGACCGTCGGCGAAGTCGTGCAGCCACGGCGACGCATGCTCGGGCTGCCCCAGACGACGGTGCCGACGCGCGTCGCGTCGTGGGTCGAGGTCGAAGCGGGCGCCGACCTGCACGCCCGGCTCTGGTACTGCAGCGTCGACGTTCCGGGCGCGTCGTTCCTCGACCGCATCGCGGCGCGTCGGGCGACGGCACCTGACCGCCCGACCCGCGTCGCCGTCTTCCCGTCGGGCGAGTCGTGGCCGCCGCCCACAGAAGCCGCGCTCGACCGCCGGGCGCGCGTGCGCCGCCGCGGGGCCGCCCTCATCGCCCTCGCCGGACTGCTCGACGTCGCGTCGGCCATCACGCCGCCGCTCGAGCAGCGACTGCACGCGCTGCTGCGCCTCGTACCGCTCGCCGTGCCGCAGACCGCCACGGCGCTCGTCACCCTGTCGGGCCTCGCGCTGCTGGCGCTGGCCCGTGGCGTGCGCCGCGGCCAGTTGCGCGCCCACCGCGTCGCCATGGCGCTCCTCGTCGGATCGCTTGTCCTCCACGTGGTCAAGGGCGTCGACGTCGAAGAGGCGGTCACCGCCGGGCTCGTCGCCGCCTATCTGTACGTGCACCGCGACGATTTCGGAGCCCGCAGCCGCGAACGCGCCATCCGCCACGGCGTGCGCGTGGCGGCCGGTGGCCTGATCGCCACCGTCGTGTCGGTCGCCGGCGCGCTCGAGATCATCACCAGCGCCCGCGGCTCGCGCTTGGCGCTGCGCGACGCCTTCCTGGCGACGGTCGAGCGACTGGTCGGTATCACCAACGTGAAGCTGCCCGACCGCGTCGACGACTTCATGTCGCCGATGCTCCTCGCCGTTTCCGTCGGCTTCTTCTTCTGGATCGCGTGGCAGGCCATCCGCCCCGTCGCCGTGCGCCGCAGCAACCGCGACGAACTCGTCCGGGCGCGGCGCATCATCGACCAGTACTGCACCGGAACGCTCGACTACTTCGCCCTGCGCGAAGACAAAGAGTTCTTCTTCAGCGGCGAGTCCCTCGTCGCCTACGCCGTGCACCAGAGTGTGTGCCTCGTGTCGCCCGACCCGATCGGCCCGGTGTGGGAACGCGCCGCGGTGTGGGACGACTTCTTGCACTTCGCCGACGAGCACGGGTGGAGCGTCGGCCTCCTCGGCGTCGACGAGGACTGGTTGCCGATCTATCGCGCCGCGGGCATGCACGACATGTACGTGGGCGACGAGGCCGTCGTCGACGCGTCGCGCTTCAGCCTCGACGGTCCGCGCCGCAAGGCGCTGCGCCAGGCGACCAACCGCGTGCTGCGCTACGGCTACTCGGTCACGTTCCACGATCCGAGCGAAGTCGACGAGGAATACAAGCAGCGGGTGCTGGCAGTGATGACGAAGAGCCGCCGCGGCGACGTCGAGCGCGGGTTCTCCATGACCCTCGGACGCATCTTCAATCCGGAGGACAAGGGACTGTTGCTGGCGGTGTGCGCCGACAAGGACGGCACGCCGGTGGCCTTCTGCCAGTTCGTGCCCGCGCCCGGCATCAACGGGTTCTCGCTCGACCTGATGCGACGCGACGACGGCGACCACCCCAACGGCCTGCTCGACTTCGTGATCGTGCAAACGCTGCTGCACCTGCGCGACGGCGGCTACGAAAAGCTCGGCCTCAACTTCGCCACCATGCGGGCGCTGCTTGCGGGTGAGACGGGTGCGGGGTTGACGACGCGCATCGAGCGCTGGGCGGTGCGACACATGTCGGGCTCGATGCAAATCGAGTCGCTGTGGTACTTCAACTCGAAGTTCGACCCCGAGTGGCAACCACGCTTCGCCGTCTACGACACCGTGGGCAACATCGTGCCGATCGCCTTCGCCATTGCACGGGCGGAGTCGTGGTGGGAGTTGCCGCTCATCGGTCGCTTCCTCATGCCTGCCGAAGCCCAGACGCGTTAG
- the pstC gene encoding phosphate ABC transporter permease subunit PstC, whose protein sequence is MTATTIPVPVEPPATEARNLDARPDRGDKIFRRGVTGSGVWVLALMVAVGVFLTAQATKALAKTGFSFITTSEWQPDRQHFGIASVLTFTVLIAVVAVAVAIPLSLGTALFITEIVPAKLRSIFVAAVDLMAAVPSIVYGLWGLKFLEGKIVPIARWLSAWLGWIPIFHVSGAEPHSPLATASVYTASTFIAGVVVAMMVIPIQCSVMREVFSQVPAGEREGALALGSTRWGMIRIVSLPFGQGGIIGGTMLGLGRALGETIAVLLIISPRFDITFHLLEAGSNSVSSLIASRYGDASGFGLSALFAAGLALFLMTLGVNFVASIFIARSRSGAESEA, encoded by the coding sequence ATGACGGCGACGACGATCCCCGTACCCGTCGAGCCGCCGGCAACCGAGGCGCGCAACCTCGATGCGCGTCCCGATCGCGGCGACAAGATCTTCCGCCGCGGTGTCACCGGCTCGGGCGTGTGGGTGCTCGCCCTCATGGTCGCCGTCGGTGTATTCCTCACCGCGCAGGCGACCAAGGCACTGGCCAAGACCGGCTTCTCGTTCATCACGACGTCTGAATGGCAGCCGGACCGCCAGCACTTCGGCATCGCGTCGGTCCTGACCTTCACCGTTCTGATCGCCGTCGTCGCGGTGGCCGTCGCCATTCCGTTGTCACTCGGCACGGCGCTGTTCATCACCGAGATCGTCCCGGCAAAACTGCGGTCGATCTTCGTCGCCGCGGTGGACCTCATGGCGGCGGTGCCGAGCATCGTCTACGGGCTCTGGGGGCTGAAGTTCCTCGAAGGCAAGATCGTGCCGATCGCCCGCTGGCTGTCGGCGTGGCTCGGCTGGATTCCGATCTTCCACGTGTCGGGCGCGGAGCCCCACAGCCCGCTCGCCACCGCGAGCGTCTACACGGCGTCGACCTTCATCGCCGGTGTCGTCGTGGCGATGATGGTCATCCCGATCCAGTGCTCGGTCATGCGCGAAGTGTTCTCGCAGGTGCCCGCGGGCGAGCGCGAAGGCGCGCTGGCGCTGGGCTCGACGCGGTGGGGGATGATCCGCATCGTCTCGCTGCCCTTCGGGCAGGGCGGCATCATCGGCGGCACCATGCTCGGCCTCGGCCGGGCGCTGGGCGAGACGATCGCAGTGCTGCTGATCATCTCGCCTCGCTTTGACATCACGTTCCACCTGCTCGAAGCGGGATCGAACTCGGTGTCGAGCCTCATCGCCAGCCGCTACGGCGACGCGTCGGGCTTCGGTCTCTCCGCGCTGTTCGCCGCTGGCCTCGCCCTGTTCCTCATGACCTTGGGGGTCAACTTCGTGGCGTCGATCTTCATCGCCCGCTCGCGCTCCGGGGCGGAATCGGAAGCATGA
- a CDS encoding WhiB family transcriptional regulator, with amino-acid sequence MNLVSVLEGDDRSWQEYANCMGVDPDLFFPERGASTREAKEVCKGCVVREECLEFALANGEKFGIWGGMSERERRRVRRSRALARRAAAANTAS; translated from the coding sequence ATGAATCTCGTAAGTGTTTTGGAAGGTGACGACCGGAGTTGGCAGGAGTACGCCAACTGCATGGGCGTCGACCCCGACTTGTTCTTCCCCGAACGCGGCGCGTCGACCCGAGAGGCCAAAGAGGTCTGCAAGGGCTGCGTGGTGCGTGAGGAGTGCCTCGAGTTCGCCCTGGCGAACGGGGAGAAGTTCGGTATCTGGGGCGGCATGAGCGAGCGCGAGCGCCGTCGCGTGCGTCGCTCACGCGCCCTCGCCCGCCGCGCGGCCGCGGCGAACACCGCGTCCTAA
- the tatA gene encoding twin-arginine translocase TatA/TatE family subunit, giving the protein MLPLGAQNESSEPMNLGAPELLIILVVVLLLFGSARLPKLARSIGQAQKEFKEGVKEGAKDDSETENKA; this is encoded by the coding sequence ATGTTGCCGCTTGGCGCGCAAAACGAATCGAGTGAACCCATGAACCTGGGAGCCCCAGAACTACTGATCATCCTTGTCGTCGTCCTTCTCCTGTTCGGATCGGCGCGGCTGCCGAAGCTCGCGCGTTCGATTGGACAGGCGCAGAAGGAGTTCAAGGAAGGCGTCAAAGAAGGCGCCAAGGACGACTCCGAGACCGAAAACAAGGCCTGA
- a CDS encoding trypsin-like peptidase domain-containing protein has translation MAEDPTEVLAVDPQDSTLEPLPTAGPGESDKVAPPRVAMSLLLVVALIGGLLGGGIVALATRSSRNGTSLTFAPGTNLKLRNGALDVQGVLAKTEPAVVSIETDGFVQQNGFFGPTVQRVTGAGTGMVLTSDGEILTNNHVIEGAQKITVTFAGQQQPRPADLVGADPVNDVAIIKVRNASGLKTVTLGNSSQLEVGDDVIAIGNALALVGGNTVTKGIVSALNRSIDDPQENLSHLIQTDAAINAGNSGGPLLNAKGEVVGMNTVVIRGDGSGATVESIGFAIAIDSIKPLIDQLRSGKSGAAQGSPFIGVATVSLTPDLKAQLGVPVDNGAVVQDVTAGSPSENAGIRVGDVITKFDGKDVASSSDLVAAVRASKAGAKVSFTYYRGGDKRTGTLTVGSRSVSQ, from the coding sequence ATGGCTGAAGATCCCACCGAAGTCCTGGCCGTCGATCCACAAGATTCGACGCTCGAGCCCCTCCCCACTGCTGGTCCGGGCGAATCGGACAAAGTGGCCCCGCCGCGCGTCGCCATGTCGTTGCTGCTGGTCGTGGCGCTTATCGGCGGCTTGCTCGGCGGCGGCATCGTCGCGCTGGCGACGCGCTCGAGCCGCAACGGCACGTCGCTGACATTCGCGCCCGGCACAAATCTGAAGTTGCGCAACGGGGCCCTCGACGTCCAGGGCGTGCTGGCCAAGACCGAGCCCGCGGTCGTGTCGATCGAGACCGACGGTTTCGTGCAGCAGAACGGCTTCTTCGGCCCGACGGTGCAACGGGTGACGGGCGCCGGCACCGGGATGGTGCTGACCTCGGACGGCGAGATCCTCACGAACAACCACGTCATCGAGGGTGCACAGAAGATCACGGTGACCTTCGCCGGCCAGCAGCAGCCGCGCCCGGCCGACCTCGTGGGCGCCGACCCCGTCAACGACGTCGCCATCATCAAGGTGCGCAACGCCAGCGGCCTCAAGACCGTCACGCTGGGCAACTCGTCGCAGCTCGAGGTGGGCGACGACGTGATCGCCATCGGCAACGCCCTCGCCCTCGTCGGCGGCAACACGGTGACCAAGGGCATCGTCTCGGCGCTCAACCGCTCGATCGACGATCCGCAGGAGAACCTGAGCCACCTGATCCAGACCGACGCCGCCATCAACGCCGGCAACTCGGGCGGCCCGCTCCTCAACGCCAAGGGTGAGGTCGTGGGCATGAACACCGTCGTCATCCGCGGCGACGGCTCCGGCGCCACGGTCGAGTCGATCGGCTTCGCCATCGCCATCGACTCGATCAAGCCGCTGATCGACCAGCTGCGCTCGGGCAAGTCGGGTGCAGCCCAGGGTTCGCCCTTCATCGGCGTGGCCACCGTCTCGCTGACGCCGGACCTGAAAGCGCAACTCGGCGTGCCGGTCGACAACGGCGCCGTGGTGCAGGACGTCACCGCCGGCTCGCCCAGCGAGAACGCCGGCATCCGGGTGGGCGACGTGATCACGAAGTTCGACGGCAAGGACGTGGCGAGCTCCAGCGACCTCGTCGCCGCCGTGCGCGCCAGCAAGGCTGGCGCCAAGGTGTCGTTCACCTACTACCGGGGCGGCGACAAGCGCACGGGCACGTTGACCGTCGGTAGCCGCAGCGTGAGCCAGTAG
- a CDS encoding M14 family metallopeptidase, with protein sequence MVDIPRDRFVRYRELTELLDAFAAEHPDLVALSEIGRSHEDRPITLVTLTNTATGPHDEKPALWVDANIHATEHTGGLAALNLIHKLVSEYGIDPTVTRALDTRCFYVVPRMNPDGVELALGERPRYVRSSARAYPRTEQQDGLVPEDMDGDGRILTMRIPDPNGPWKPYFDDPRLLVPRDPTEEGTGPYYRLLDEGRMQNYDGVTIKYAPALAGLDMNRNYPVEWRPEGEQHGAGPYPTSEPEIRAVVQAIVDRPNICAFVQYHTMSGVHLRPYGTKSDEGLPTFDLNVFKAIGKKATELTKYPAVSVFHDFRYDPKDTITGVADDWAYDHLGIHAWTTEFWSPMRAAGIEEYKFIEWWDEHPLEDDLKLLAWADEVAPGEGYVDWYPYDHPDLGPVELGGWNDQLVIRNPPPHLLADEVAPHADFAIWHLMISPLLRLRSTEVESVGDGAWRVRVVVENSGWLPTNVTQKAIERKAVRPIEARLTVTGDGRVVGEPKIELGQLSGRVGKTSMLGGFGGASDPTTDRAKAEWIVRAPAGAQVGVEVWSPRAGVVRATLELA encoded by the coding sequence GTGGTCGACATTCCCCGTGACCGATTCGTGCGTTACCGCGAGCTCACCGAGCTCCTCGACGCCTTTGCGGCCGAGCATCCCGACCTCGTGGCGCTGTCCGAAATCGGCCGTTCGCACGAAGATCGGCCCATCACACTCGTCACGCTGACCAACACCGCGACCGGCCCGCACGACGAGAAACCGGCGCTGTGGGTCGACGCGAACATCCACGCCACCGAGCACACCGGCGGCCTCGCGGCGCTCAACCTGATCCACAAACTCGTCTCCGAGTACGGCATCGACCCGACCGTGACCCGCGCCCTCGACACGCGCTGCTTCTACGTCGTGCCCCGCATGAATCCCGACGGCGTAGAGCTCGCTCTCGGCGAGCGGCCGCGGTACGTACGGTCCTCGGCGCGCGCCTACCCGCGCACGGAGCAGCAGGACGGCCTCGTGCCCGAAGACATGGACGGCGACGGCCGCATCCTCACGATGCGCATCCCCGACCCGAACGGCCCGTGGAAGCCGTACTTCGACGACCCGCGCCTCCTCGTGCCCCGTGACCCGACCGAGGAGGGCACCGGCCCGTATTACCGGTTGCTCGACGAAGGTCGGATGCAGAACTACGACGGCGTGACGATCAAGTACGCACCGGCGCTCGCCGGCCTCGACATGAACCGCAACTACCCCGTCGAATGGCGCCCGGAGGGCGAGCAGCACGGCGCCGGCCCGTATCCCACCAGCGAGCCCGAGATCCGCGCCGTGGTCCAGGCGATCGTCGACCGGCCCAACATCTGCGCCTTCGTGCAGTACCACACGATGTCGGGCGTCCACCTGCGCCCCTACGGCACCAAGAGCGACGAAGGCCTGCCCACGTTCGACCTCAATGTGTTCAAGGCCATCGGCAAGAAGGCCACCGAGCTCACCAAGTATCCGGCGGTGAGCGTCTTCCACGACTTCCGCTACGACCCCAAGGACACGATCACGGGCGTCGCCGACGACTGGGCCTACGACCACCTCGGCATCCACGCGTGGACGACCGAGTTCTGGTCGCCGATGCGCGCCGCGGGCATCGAGGAGTACAAGTTCATCGAGTGGTGGGACGAACACCCGCTCGAGGACGACTTGAAGCTGCTGGCGTGGGCCGACGAGGTCGCACCGGGCGAGGGCTACGTCGACTGGTATCCCTACGATCACCCGGACCTCGGGCCGGTCGAACTCGGCGGCTGGAACGATCAGCTCGTCATCCGTAACCCACCGCCGCACCTCCTGGCGGACGAAGTGGCACCGCACGCCGATTTCGCCATCTGGCACCTGATGATCTCGCCGCTGCTTCGCCTACGGTCCACGGAGGTGGAATCGGTGGGCGACGGAGCGTGGCGCGTCCGCGTCGTCGTGGAGAACAGTGGGTGGCTGCCGACGAACGTCACCCAGAAGGCGATCGAACGCAAGGCGGTGCGACCGATCGAAGCGCGGTTGACGGTCACCGGTGACGGCCGCGTCGTCGGTGAACCCAAGATCGAGTTGGGTCAGCTCAGCGGGCGAGTCGGCAAGACGTCGATGCTCGGCGGCTTCGGCGGCGCCTCCGACCCGACGACCGATCGCGCCAAGGCGGAGTGGATCGTGCGCGCCCCGGCGGGTGCACAGGTGGGCGTCGAGGTGTGGTCTCCCCGCGCCGGAGTCGTGCGCGCCACGCTCGAGTTGGCGTGA
- the pstA gene encoding phosphate ABC transporter permease PstA, whose protein sequence is MTTVLPGATQLGGVPSDLSTMPPVGRTFNPVTEGDQHLASARRRIRGTSREGVLNVLGAAASSICASLLIFGRVAPLEGALGFVLVTYVLFVAVYALLLSFTESRPAVVDRVMAVLLMTAALVAMIALASVILFIVWEGRHVFFRRNFYTQDMSTTRPTDPLTKGGIAHAMLGSLIIMVIALVVTVPLGVSCAVFLTQTRSRLSSPVRTIVDAMTALPSIIAGLFIFATLILVFGLERCGLAAAVAVSIMMLPIVIRSSDVVLRLVPGNLREASAALGAPTWRTVWHVVLPTARSGLTTSVILGVARGVGETAPILLTSGVTAVMNKNPVKGPMMSLPLQAFEFVRSPQSAFIERGYATASVLMILVLVLFVTARILGGKPAGQISDRQRRALARKSLRDLQRFETKASAAS, encoded by the coding sequence ATGACGACGGTTCTGCCCGGCGCCACGCAACTCGGCGGCGTCCCTTCCGACCTCTCGACGATGCCGCCCGTCGGGCGCACGTTCAACCCCGTCACCGAGGGCGATCAACACCTGGCGTCGGCGCGCCGGCGCATCCGCGGCACGTCGCGCGAAGGCGTGCTCAACGTGCTCGGCGCGGCTGCGAGTTCGATCTGCGCGTCGCTGCTGATCTTCGGCCGCGTGGCCCCGCTCGAGGGCGCGCTCGGCTTTGTCCTGGTGACCTACGTGCTCTTCGTCGCTGTGTACGCGCTGCTGCTGTCGTTCACCGAGAGCCGCCCGGCGGTGGTCGATCGCGTGATGGCGGTGTTGCTGATGACCGCCGCGCTCGTGGCGATGATCGCGCTCGCGTCGGTGATCCTGTTCATCGTGTGGGAGGGACGCCACGTCTTCTTCCGGCGGAACTTCTACACGCAGGACATGAGCACGACGCGGCCAACCGACCCACTGACCAAGGGCGGCATCGCCCACGCCATGCTCGGCAGCCTCATCATCATGGTGATCGCCCTCGTGGTCACCGTGCCGCTCGGCGTGAGCTGCGCCGTGTTCCTGACCCAGACGCGCAGTCGGCTGTCGTCGCCGGTGCGCACCATCGTCGACGCCATGACGGCGCTGCCGTCGATCATCGCCGGCCTGTTCATCTTCGCCACGCTGATTCTGGTGTTCGGGCTCGAACGCTGCGGCTTGGCCGCCGCCGTCGCCGTCAGCATCATGATGCTGCCGATCGTCATCCGGTCCTCGGACGTCGTGTTGCGCCTCGTGCCCGGCAACCTGCGTGAGGCGTCCGCCGCCCTGGGTGCACCGACGTGGCGCACGGTGTGGCACGTCGTGTTGCCCACGGCGCGTTCGGGCCTGACGACGTCGGTGATCCTCGGCGTCGCGCGCGGCGTCGGCGAGACGGCGCCGATCCTGCTCACCTCGGGCGTGACCGCGGTCATGAACAAGAACCCGGTGAAGGGCCCGATGATGTCGCTGCCGTTGCAGGCCTTCGAGTTCGTGCGCTCGCCGCAGTCGGCCTTCATCGAGCGCGGTTACGCCACCGCTTCGGTGCTGATGATCCTCGTGCTGGTGCTCTTCGTCACCGCCCGCATCCTCGGCGGGAAACCGGCGGGCCAGATCAGTGACCGGCAGCGACGGGCGCTGGCGCGCAAGTCGCTGCGCGACCTCCAACGCTTCGAAACAAAGGCGAGTGCTGCATCGTGA
- a CDS encoding phosphate ABC transporter substrate-binding protein PstS: MNWNRLRPLAALAVVALASVPGQARADSYVRISGEGSSWAANAIDDMRVNVKQFGITVDYNPSGSSSGRKNWLNGTVDFAASDIPFQFHPEDGSAPENPAPGSYAYIPVTAGGTSFMYNLHINGQRVTNLRLSGTNVAKIFTEKITKWNDPAIQADNPGLTMPDRPIVPVVRSDGSGSSAQFSNWMIHTHNDVWMDFCQRSGRAPACGFTSYYPTVTGMIAQNGDLGVASYVSQNFADGAIGYVNYSYAINQGFPVAKVLNGAGYYTEPTPENVAVSLLKARINQDANSADYLTQILDDVYTDTDPRNYQLSSYSYFILPTTVHGQFNADKGKTLGKFMYYAMCEAQQRSASLGYSPLPINLAQEGLDQIKKIPGVVVEDVDITKCKNPTFSPDGTNLLADHAPQPQACDQQGANQCPDGTGGAKKVKTAVKPTASGGQGQRGPTGTTASKGGATKAATSSGSSGGTTPVTAADGSTVLAADNTASGSLGGSANAADPVASPVVLTAPAGWSAAQSLIVLIGLFICALVIAPPLLWSRLVGDRRKTLS; this comes from the coding sequence GTGAACTGGAATCGTCTCCGCCCCTTGGCGGCGCTCGCGGTGGTGGCGCTCGCGTCGGTTCCGGGACAGGCGCGGGCCGACAGCTACGTGCGCATCTCGGGCGAGGGCTCGTCGTGGGCGGCCAACGCCATCGACGACATGCGGGTGAACGTGAAGCAGTTCGGCATCACCGTCGACTACAACCCGAGCGGTTCGTCGTCGGGCCGCAAGAACTGGCTCAACGGCACCGTCGACTTCGCCGCGTCCGACATCCCCTTCCAGTTTCATCCGGAGGACGGATCGGCGCCCGAGAATCCGGCGCCGGGGAGCTACGCGTACATACCGGTGACTGCCGGTGGTACGTCGTTCATGTACAACCTGCACATCAACGGGCAGCGGGTGACGAACCTGCGCCTGTCGGGGACCAACGTCGCCAAAATCTTCACGGAAAAGATCACGAAGTGGAACGACCCCGCGATCCAGGCTGACAACCCGGGGCTCACGATGCCCGATCGGCCGATCGTGCCGGTGGTGCGCTCCGACGGTTCGGGCTCAAGCGCCCAATTCTCGAACTGGATGATCCACACGCACAACGACGTGTGGATGGACTTCTGTCAGCGCTCCGGGCGCGCCCCGGCGTGCGGCTTCACCTCCTACTACCCGACCGTCACCGGGATGATCGCCCAGAACGGCGACCTGGGCGTGGCGTCCTACGTGTCGCAGAACTTCGCCGACGGCGCCATCGGCTACGTCAACTACTCCTACGCCATCAACCAGGGCTTCCCGGTGGCGAAGGTGCTGAACGGCGCCGGCTATTACACCGAGCCGACGCCCGAGAACGTGGCGGTGTCGCTGCTCAAGGCGCGCATCAACCAGGACGCCAACTCGGCCGACTACCTGACGCAGATCCTCGACGACGTCTACACCGACACCGACCCACGCAACTACCAGCTCTCGTCGTACTCGTACTTCATCCTGCCTACGACCGTGCACGGGCAGTTCAACGCCGACAAGGGCAAGACGCTCGGCAAGTTCATGTACTACGCGATGTGCGAAGCGCAGCAGCGCTCGGCGTCGCTCGGCTACTCGCCGCTGCCGATCAACCTCGCCCAAGAAGGCCTCGACCAGATCAAGAAGATCCCCGGTGTCGTGGTCGAGGACGTCGACATCACCAAGTGCAAGAACCCGACGTTCTCGCCCGACGGCACCAACCTGCTGGCCGATCACGCCCCCCAGCCGCAGGCGTGCGACCAGCAGGGGGCCAACCAGTGCCCCGACGGCACCGGCGGCGCGAAGAAGGTGAAGACGGCCGTCAAGCCGACCGCCAGCGGCGGGCAAGGCCAGCGCGGCCCTACCGGCACCACCGCGAGCAAGGGGGGCGCAACGAAAGCGGCGACGTCGAGCGGGAGCAGCGGCGGGACCACACCGGTGACGGCGGCGGATGGTTCGACGGTGCTCGCGGCTGACAACACGGCGTCGGGGTCGCTTGGCGGCAGTGCGAACGCCGCCGATCCGGTGGCGTCGCCCGTCGTGCTGACGGCGCCCGCGGGTTGGAGCGCGGCGCAGTCGCTGATCGTGCTCATCGGCTTGTTCATCTGCGCCCTCGTCATCGCGCCGCCGCTGTTGTGGAGCCGCCTGGTGGGCGATCGGCGGAAGACCCTGTCGTGA